TTGCATTCCTATGTATGTTCTTCTaaagaataaacaaaaaaagaaatacatgATCACATTTTCAATATACatcttaaatctaaaatataaaatttactttCATATGATCGCATCTTGGAATTACATATAATTGgtacataattttaaaagtaggttgccttcaatattttttagaaaaaaaaaaattaaaataaaacctaAGCACTAGGCTGGGGAAGAAAACAATCACGTTTGAAAAAAGAgttttgtaccgtgcaccccccACTTGTACCTCTCACCCTCCATCTTCATGGAAAATACTATATTGTCTctaatattattagtaaaaatccaaaaaaaaattctcttatCTTTTTTTCACCGATTTTATTCAACAGTTTGAATCGTTCGAATCACATATTTGCAAACATTAGAacatttgaaactttcgaaataaacttcgaaactttgaaattttcaaaatattaatttttcaaattttcaaaagtttccatgaacatgaaactttcgaaatgcagaaatcttcgaaactttctaacaatttgaaagttttgaaatataaaattcagaaaCATGAAGTTTTtcagtttcgaaactttcaaatttatccaaaatttcgaaagttttagaGAATACTGGAAATtaacatttcgaaactttgacatttatcaaaaatattgattaaatttcaaatttaacaaaacttttgaaaatataaaaaaaaaaactaactttttattgttttgaaagtttataatttttgaatatttatggttttatacaaaataaaaaaagacaaaatggtcttttaaaaaaaatgagggaTGGAACGTACAATTAGAGGAATGCACGGTAAAATTCTCTTGAAAAAATACAACGTGCTTcaatctctctttttttttcccgcCAAGTTAGGTGCTTCAATCTTTTGTTTTTGGATCAAATGTGCTTCAATCTTAAGTCACTACTCAGCATTTGGGCATGGCTATGTGGGCCATAATTTGACTTTTTTATGTAATTAGAGGGCCTGGGCTTTTTCAGATTTTCTCATAAGGGCTAAATACCATTTTTGCCACCAAATTTTGGATGAGATGTCATTTACTTTTTAGCAATACATCTTTACATACCACctgaaattgatttttgaatttttgtgaaAGCAGCAGgatctatattattttttgattgaGAGCTCCACctaattttcatattatgaaGTTACTTGATTGAATATTAAATGAACCCTTCTTCACATAATTATAAGGTCAATCTCACCATTATATCAAATCAGATTAGATTTAAAATAGATTGAGGATGTAAGTACCGACCATTTAACATTTCCAATTTTTATCTAGACCATTTTTTTGGACTAATTGTTCGTATAAAAAGTATAATTActaattagtaattaaaaatttaaaggttgtaataattaattaaatttaattataaatgtatatttaatcATATTGGATTGTgttaaatatacatttatttaattatttttattatgttcaAAGATTTCATTCTTAAAACTAGACTTTGCATTTGTGACATGCACGgtaaattatatataagaaatgataatttttattactttataaagtagtaatatttataaaaaaaaatataatataaataaaaaaatataacataaataaaatatataaacatgtaattgttagtaaataaaaataaaaacatacgATCCATTTGttacaaattattaaataaaataattttaatttccaatatattatagattttttaaaaataatataatttgttatgtgtttgttaattgtaatgaaaataattatttttaataaaaaaattgttatgaaaaaaaaataatgagaatccattcaaaatcttttttatttgaaacggtttttatatatgtatatttttttaaaaatctcattttaaaaaaaacttgcaacaaaagataattttatttttaaaagtttgcagcctatcatagactttttttttccgacttagtCTGGCCTAGCCTGAAAATATACTTAAAAACATATTTCAcattaaatcatttaaataatatattttattttattttaaatagactaaactagacatttatatataagaaaaactaataaaataataaacataaggaaaactaataaaattatagcCAGGAAGTCTGCAACAAACttctaaaaaaacaaagaaacaaaatacccataataaacaaataataatattaataccCAAAGTCTAATAGATTTTGTACAAGCGTAATTCTGATCTATTTAAgttaatagattttaaaaaaaattgaacctaacttttttattaaatagattaGATCAGATTAGTTCACAAGTAGGTTAGGCCATAGGTAGGGGTGTACGTGGGTTGGGTTGAGTCAGTTTTGATAAAACTCGATATCCGACTCAATCAATTATCTTTGGGTTGAGTTAAGTTCTAAACccgtatttttttcatttaacccGAACCAAACCGATCCAATCAGGAACATGTTGGGTTGGGTTGGCGagttatacataaataataacttgttttttattttacgggaaaatatattgaatgaaaatatatttaatacttgaatGTCTTAAAAACTATAAGATTTCAATCAAATCAttcaattcattaaaaaaaaacatcaacctgtcaacaaaaataaataaattcaacaatcttcaaatacataaataaattcaacaacaatatttaactcaaatatattgtatttaactaaaatgaatagtatttaagtaaaaaaaaaaattattttacaaatgtaAAAGATTTAAACTAAATTCATTATAAACATAACCATAAATTTTTCGTTCATACATTTATTATGTAAaactataacaaaaattagataCGAGATTATAAAgccaaaacaaattaaatgctAAACTGCGAGAAAAATTCAGTATTTAGCTTAGACGCATGAACACCTTGCATCATCATTCATATAAAAATcagttattaataatattggaCTATTGGGATtgccaaacaaaattttaaaaaatatatataactagtTCCGGAGTCAGGTCGACAAGTTCAAATTGTTAAACCCATTACCCAAACCAAATATAAGTGGGTTTCAATTGGTTGGGTCGAACCCAAAAGTGACCGAATACGGGTAAAAATCGGGTTGGGTTAGGTGATCGGATCGACCCGCACCCGTGTATACTCCTAGCCATAGGCCCCTAATGGACGACTTAACTTATTATCACCCCTAGTTATAGtacaacaattataattttatatataaataatttataagataaatatttttcattagttaattagttaaaagatagtattttattaatcaattagataaaataaaatatgtattttattattattgtgtctCTTGAATCTCTAATActtaaaattttgaagaatattataaaacacaaataataattttttatataaatcatatataggataaatattaatcatcgatcagttagtttttttatttttgtttatcaaaatcaattagTGAAAAGttaaatatgtatttcattATTGAAGATATATTCACTAATACATATGAAATGTCTccactaatattttaaaaaactgtcaatcaattacaattattatattaatatatatatttaatatgttttttttaaaattaaaaccacCTATTAAGTCATCTACATGAATGAGTTTGATGTGGTGacaatgtaaaactttttacactaACAGTTCATAACAAACTATCAATTATCAATACAactatgaatttaatttatatacattattattgtaaataatttttacactGTCAATTAATCACAAAcattaaataagaaaaattatttgacttttatcaaaacaacctctaaaatattttttataaatgattataATGTACCATAAAACTTTTTAGATTATCGATTCATAACaatcaaactatttttatattattggaTTTGTTTAAGAATATTTCTtatgaatgtatttttttttcactagTATTTATACAACTAATATAGAAAATATACTCgtacaactaaaaaaaaatattaatggaGATATTTCATCtgcttatttgaaatttaaagaaaaaaatttcaaatacaaATGTTAACACGTATTTTGGAGCATATATTACTGactcaaaatttgaaattatattttaaaaattgtatatttaatttattgaaaatttaaatattataaaaatatattttaaaaattattaggaTATATATTAGCAGgaccttttaaattatatttttaatataatattatgtattatatatttatgatattaataaaaatctGACTAATAAGTATCATTAGAACatagttaataaataaaaaataaaatatttgcattgaaaataataatttataaatttgtaaagtgttgaaaatataagttttaatatatctttatttgacgtattctattttattatctcaacaaataatattaaaatacttattagcattttaaaataaacgTGAAGAGAATAATATAGCTAGCAATTAGCATCCCGATAAGAGACGAGtatatttgaaattgaaatgattCCCTCTTTGTGTTGTTGGACCAGTAATTGAATTTTGTGGTTGGTGGCATCTATTTACCTTTTTGACTATCTGTCCCAGGTTGCGTCGTCAAATTCAAGATTGTCCCCTATTGGGCCCCACACTTCATACTCATAAATGGATAGAGGGaatcaaaactttttttatttttaccacaaacaattattttaattctttaaactataaaccatcatcatttttgtaattaatttaatatatatttaaattaattttgaataattaaatattttttataagatataatttatcatcataaaatttttaaaaagtataatttattatcaatataatttattatcaatataattactttaatttatttattagattaaaaAGCAATTTAACActgattaagaactaaaataacgATTTTACCAATAAAAAATGAACAACACACCTTGCGCATTGTGCCACTGACTCTAACCATAGGACTGCACGTGGGAAGAAAAAGTTACACTGCTCAAACGTGAAcccatgtaaaaaaaataaaatattgttttaattatttaatacaaACTAATTTTAAGTGTATTAATAATAGATAACAGATTTATATTCTTACTCTATTGCaaaatttatgttaataaaaaacTTGCATATTTCATTTgtgaataattatatttaattagtactttatatattattttgatcttaaatataacaaaagtaagtaaaagaaaattataatttaaatttaatatatcaattctttatttatttatttatttttgtttctatttaaGAACAcaagaaatattaattttaaaaaaatgaaaaataatttctttGAAATCACTTCTTTAATCTTGATGAGAGTTCGAGTGATATTAGTTATataagataattaattttagtattttataatttagagaTGATTTgttaaagattttaaaatatagaagttattttttattagtttagcctaatgataattatttattttaaaatactagtagtaaaaaaaatcacatgagTCTACTTAagacaactttttattttaaataatttttagattttttttaaaaaaaaattacaaggaagggataaactcttaaaaataattatttaaacaaataattacatttaaaaataaattataagaaataagttatattttatttagataaattaataattattttcacacaaaaaaaaaagataaagtaaTTACTCTACATAAATAGTGTGAAAAACAAAAGATTATTACCCAAGATGAGATGAGAACAAATGCACAATGTAAGCTCAAGCTttcttttatcatttattttattagtcaTTTTGTTCTTTCTCCTCTCATTAAAATGAAACTTTTTGTTTTAATGTTGTTTAGTTCATTCATGTGGGTAATCTTGGATTGATGATATCTTACTTTTTGAAGAGCTTGAAGAGGAAGAATGCTTTGGTGTTAGTGAAGACTCAATCATGTCATTGAtgatgaataataataataatcaaggTAACACTTTTTGACcatagaaaaagaaataattattgGAAAAAAGCAAAAGCAAAAAAAGTTTGTCCCTTTGACagcattttctttctttcaacctTCCTTTTTCTTCCCCACACGCTTCTTATCCTTACACACTTTCAAACccaaattttgtttattaaaatcttttgtttttcttcaatCTTTAGAGTTTCCTCTTAAAAGGGTATGCAACAATGCCATTGTATGAGGAtataaagattaattttttgatGGGTCAAGAAACTGATTTCAAAGGTTGTGCTTTTAGTTGTTTAGACACTGAAAAATTGGATctaaaaatgatgattttagaGCTTCATGATTCATCAATTGATGTTCCTTCAGTGTTCATATGTCCAATTTCACTTGAACCAATGCAACAACCTGTGACCCTTTGTACTGGTCAAACCTATGACAAATCAAACATCCTTAAATGGTTGTCACTTGGTCACAAAACATGTCCAACAACAATGCAAGTTTTATGGGATGATTCAATCACACCCAACAACACACTTAGACACTTAATCTTCACATGGTTCTCAAACAAGTACTTTGCAATGAAGAAGAAGCTTGAAGATGTTCAAGGAAGTGTTTTGGAACATTTGGAGACACTTAAAAAGGTAAAGGGTCAAAATAGAGTTAAAGTTCTTAAGGATCTTAGAAAACTTGTTGCTGCTCATGTTTGTGCAAGGACAACAATGTTGGAAAATGGTGGTGTTGGTTTGGTTTCTTCTTTGTTAGGTCCTTTTACTTCACATGTTGTTGGTTGTGAAGCTATTGGAATAATTGTGAATTTGGATTTGAGTTCAGAATTGAAGagaaatcttatgcatccaggTAAAGTTTCATTGATAGTTGATATTATGAATGAAGGAACTATTGAAACAAAGATGAATTGTGCTAAGTTGATTGAAGTTTTGTTGATGGAAAATAATGACACTAATAAGATTGAAATTGTGTCAAGTTTGAGTCTTTTGGTTGGATTATTAAGATTAGTGAGAGATAAGAAAAACTCAAATGGAATATTAATTGGACTCAAATTAGTTAAACTTGTTTTATGTTGTGATGAAAAAGTTAGAATTTCTTTGATAAGTATTGGAGCAATTCCTCAATTGATTGAGGTGTTACCAAATTTGAATAATGAGTGTTTGGAAATAGCACTTTATATATTAGAAATGTTGTCAACAATTGAAGAAGGGAAATTGGCTTTGAAAGAATGTCCAAATATAATTCCTAATGTGGTTAAGATGTTGATGAGAGTATCAGAAAATTGTACTCAATTTGCATTGTCAATATTATGGGCTATTTATAAGCTTGCACCTGAAGAATGTGCTTCAAAAGCTGTGGAAGCTGGATTGGCATCAAAATTGTTGTTGGTGATTCAGAGTGGTTGTAATCCTGTTTTGAAACAGATGTCATCTGAGTTTTTGAAAATGTGTAGTGTGAATTATTCTACTAGTATTTTGATTTCTAATTGTATGCTTACTACTACAatacaatgaaaaaaataaatagatatttgTTCATAGTTTCATATATAGTCAACTATGTTCAATTGTTCATATGTTTatgaaattcttttttatttttgtccaatttaatattatatatcatcATTTGATATATGCCAATTTGTTCATATATGGTATGGTCCACAACTCTACAACTATAGTCCATCATCCatgaggtattttttttttatattgaaatagTTGGATGCTGAATTGtgaaattataacaaaaaatgtatattttaatgTTCTAAATAGAAATGGTGTTATTTCCAATTTGTTTGAACTTGTTTCTTTGGTACTGAATTCTCTCATGTGTAATTTACACATGAAATCTAAAGTATGATCTTTaaccattaaaaaaaactcattcATGCATTTTCTCTATCTTATGGAATAATAAAATCACATATTACTCTTTCATGAGTAAGGGATTCATTTCCTGTTTATTTAGTGAAAAAAATGTGGTGAAAAacaagatgaatttggaatttctGGAAGCTAGAATGTGGACTAATGTTAATGTTTTGAAGATTCTGtttagaagaagaagcaaatatTGTTTTGAACAGAAACTAAAAGGGTGAAAGATATGGAGACTCAAAAATGGCAGCTAGTGGTCCCATTGTTTTGactaaacaaaataatttaatgagaacatttttttaatttattcaaatttagtCTTATAAGGACCTTTTAACACTATTTGATGTGACCCAATGGGCTGCTATTGAGTGTGGCCCAATTCAAGAAGCTTCTATTAGAAGATAATAATAGAACCCATGCTAAATGAGTAACATTTGTGtgtaaatatgatattttatgcAAAGACTAATCAATCTAGTTGAGTACAATATATCATCTTACCAACTAACATAACACGTATGACTCCACTTTTAggaaatttttttgttataaaaactCATTACATTTgaatagttaaatttatttctatttcttCAATAAATCTAATCAGAATTCTGATATCACTTATTGGATTGACGAAAAAGTATTTGAAAGTAATTATGGTTAAAAACGTGGtccaccaaaaataaaaaagtttaatttatagGGTTAgaattactaaaaataaaaaaatttaatttataggGTAAAAAACTTTTTGtagattcaattttaaaaaataaaaatattaccaCTAATTCTAACcctataaatttaatttatatatgatgttaatataaaaaaagttttatagtgtcaatcaattataataattagattattaacaatttttgaatttgttataactattcataaaattatttacatgattgatcattatttttttgaatatgtaaaactttttatactAATTGTGCTTAAAAATGAAACTCTCATACAATTTGaaagagtaaaataataattcacaTATGAATTTCCAACACTTTTTCTGTTACTATCttgtaatgaaatataatatataataaaacacTATAATATATAACCAAAGTCAACCTGAGTGAGTTGCAAAAACTCACTACTAATTCAATTATTCAACACTGCGTTACTAGAGATATTTAATAAAACACGAAAAAACTACATATAAAACATTATCGGTTGGCTACTGAAATGTTTGAAAACAAAAGTCCAAttaattaactacatatttaaaatcatgAAGAGGAGGGTTGATTCCTTCGTTTCTCTTTTTTAATAAGTTAATCAAAAATGTTTAGTCATTCGCTAAAAAAATTCCACTATGCTTCTGACTCAGTTTTAGTAATGTTGCTTAAGAAATTGCTCAATTAGTATTATTTTCGTACAAgtttgaattgaatttatttgtgaaaataACATAATTCAAAGTTCAAACGTTATTGAAATAACATGTTcattataattgaaattgaaatggtCCTTCTTCTTCACATATATAGTAGAACTCTCAGTTCTCAATTTAACGGTTTGAATTGAAACATAATTATGATGGACTTATATATTGATTAGATTTTGATAGGAGAAAAAACAAAcggaaataaaaaattagggtAATTCATGATTGGACTCAATC
The genomic region above belongs to Cicer arietinum cultivar CDC Frontier isolate Library 1 chromosome 4, Cicar.CDCFrontier_v2.0, whole genome shotgun sequence and contains:
- the LOC101508232 gene encoding U-box domain-containing protein 30-like, which encodes MPLYEDIKINFLMGQETDFKGCAFSCLDTEKLDLKMMILELHDSSIDVPSVFICPISLEPMQQPVTLCTGQTYDKSNILKWLSLGHKTCPTTMQVLWDDSITPNNTLRHLIFTWFSNKYFAMKKKLEDVQGSVLEHLETLKKVKGQNRVKVLKDLRKLVAAHVCARTTMLENGGVGLVSSLLGPFTSHVVGCEAIGIIVNLDLSSELKRNLMHPGKVSLIVDIMNEGTIETKMNCAKLIEVLLMENNDTNKIEIVSSLSLLVGLLRLVRDKKNSNGILIGLKLVKLVLCCDEKVRISLISIGAIPQLIEVLPNLNNECLEIALYILEMLSTIEEGKLALKECPNIIPNVVKMLMRVSENCTQFALSILWAIYKLAPEECASKAVEAGLASKLLLVIQSGCNPVLKQMSSEFLKMCSVNYSTSILISNCMLTTTIQ